TCGCGACCAGCGACGGCAGCGCGCGGGCGGCTTCGGTGCCGCGTTCGGTCAGCGACAGCTCGATCATCCGGCGATCCTGCTCGCTGCGCGAACGTGCGATCAGCCCCTTGCGTTCGAGCCGGTCGAGCATCCGCGTCATCGAACCGCTGTCGTACGACATCTTGCGCGACAGCTCGAACGGCGTGCGCGCATAGCCGCGCGACAGCAGCAGGATCACGCCGATCTGCTGCGCGGTGAGATCGAGCGGTTCGAGCGCACGGTCCATCCGCTCGACGAGCGCCTGCTTCGCCTTCGACAGGTAATAGCCGAGGCTCGTTTCCAGCGCGATGTTCTCGGGATCGTAAAGGCCGCCGGTCATACGATTGCGCGCGCAGCAATAGTGCGTTTCAGGTTAAAACGCGCCCAGTATCTTGAAAAATGATTGCTTAGTCAATATTATTTGAGGCAACCAGTTACGACGTGCATGTTGCACTGCCGGAGACGATGTTCTGACCGATTCGCCCGCGCTGCCGGGCACCCCGAGGATGTTCGCGATGCTGTCCCTGAAAAATGCCGCCGGCGCGCTGCGCCGCAACCTGACCGATACCGCTCATCATGTGTTTTCCGGGCCGCACCGCGGCTGGAAGATCGCGCTGTACGTGACGATGCTGGTCGTGCCGGGCGGCTCGCTCGCGGCGCTCGGGTTCGCATGGTTCGATCATCGCCGGCAACGCAACGCGAAGGGCGGCGCACGCCGCACGAGCCAGCCGGCCGCCACGGAGCCGTCGACATGGC
The DNA window shown above is from Burkholderia cepacia and carries:
- a CDS encoding MarR family winged helix-turn-helix transcriptional regulator; protein product: MTGGLYDPENIALETSLGYYLSKAKQALVERMDRALEPLDLTAQQIGVILLLSRGYARTPFELSRKMSYDSGSMTRMLDRLERKGLIARSRSEQDRRMIELSLTERGTEAARALPSLVATALNAQLDGFSADELATLTGLLQRFIANGPGSTGCPKPDEDA
- a CDS encoding multidrug ABC transporter ATPase; this encodes MLSLKNAAGALRRNLTDTAHHVFSGPHRGWKIALYVTMLVVPGGSLAALGFAWFDHRRQRNAKGGARRTSQPAATEPSTWRSAGEPIPVPVRCH